The following proteins are co-located in the Microbacterium immunditiarum genome:
- a CDS encoding MarR family transcriptional regulator: MASAFERGAALLFRREFDVSLGEWRALALIASGRANTTNRVARLAGIDPAQMSRVIARLVDRGYISRSDGPGNSSVLALTTSGTATYEGLISAARARNEAFLSALNRDEVATLNRALEKLATIAIALEKVERSRAADAKSLDAREG; this comes from the coding sequence GTGGCGAGCGCCTTCGAACGAGGGGCCGCGCTCCTCTTCCGCCGCGAGTTCGATGTCAGCCTCGGGGAGTGGCGTGCCCTGGCGCTCATCGCGTCCGGTCGGGCGAACACCACCAATCGAGTCGCGCGTCTCGCCGGTATCGATCCCGCCCAGATGAGCCGGGTGATCGCGCGACTCGTGGATCGTGGGTACATCTCGCGCAGCGACGGACCGGGGAACAGTTCAGTGCTGGCGCTCACGACGAGCGGCACGGCGACGTATGAAGGACTCATCTCCGCGGCACGGGCACGCAACGAGGCGTTCCTCTCCGCTCTCAACCGCGATGAGGTCGCGACGCTCAATCGGGCGCTCGAAAAGCTGGCGACCATCGCCATCGCTCTGGAGAAGGTGGAGAGGAGCCGCGCCGCCGACGCGAAGAGCCTCGATGCTCGCGAAGGGTGA
- a CDS encoding SDR family oxidoreductase, translated as MDLQLSGHRAFVTAASQGIGLACAKALVDEGAHVVVSSSDEARAQAAAESIGAVAGIACNLTDETAIDAAIARAAELLDGLDSLVVNFGPPPTKTFADSDEGVWEAAIDLVLRSGVRLMRAAIPHLERSGSGRIITITGYGIREPQSHLVASEATRAGIAITAKALATDLGPAGVTVNNIAPGPVLTDRLVEILQALADRDGHTLEEQLDLSAQLVPVRRNGVPEDVADLCAFLCSPRASFITGQTIVLDGGFNRAV; from the coding sequence ATGGACCTGCAACTCTCGGGCCATCGCGCATTCGTGACCGCAGCGAGTCAGGGGATCGGCCTCGCTTGCGCGAAGGCGCTCGTCGACGAGGGGGCACATGTCGTCGTCTCGTCGAGCGACGAGGCCCGTGCGCAGGCCGCCGCCGAGTCGATCGGCGCCGTGGCGGGCATCGCCTGCAATCTGACGGACGAGACGGCCATTGACGCGGCCATCGCGCGGGCAGCCGAGTTGCTCGACGGTCTCGACAGCCTCGTGGTCAACTTCGGTCCGCCACCCACGAAGACCTTCGCCGATTCCGACGAGGGTGTCTGGGAGGCGGCGATCGACCTCGTGCTGCGCAGTGGAGTGCGCCTGATGCGCGCGGCGATACCGCATCTCGAGCGGTCCGGCAGCGGCCGGATCATCACAATCACCGGCTACGGCATCCGCGAACCGCAGAGTCACCTCGTTGCCTCGGAGGCGACACGTGCGGGCATCGCGATCACCGCGAAGGCTCTCGCGACCGACCTCGGCCCAGCGGGCGTGACCGTCAACAACATAGCCCCCGGACCGGTGCTTACCGACCGGCTCGTCGAGATTCTGCAGGCCCTCGCAGACCGTGACGGGCACACGCTCGAGGAACAGCTCGATCTGAGTGCGCAGTTGGTACCGGTCCGACGTAACGGTGTACCCGAAGACGTGGCGGACCTCTGCGCGTTCCTATGCTCGCCGCGCGCCAGTTTCATCACCGGACAGACGATCGTCTTGGACGGCGGCTTCAACCGCGCGGTCTGA